tcttcttcttcttcgagtgccactccgactagcgaaggttggcagtcaggaCGGGTTTACACAAAGTTGCAATGACGGCCTATCATAAAGTTGTACTAAGtaacatatatacgtaatacatattaattaatgctattggtttacgcggtgAACACCAGAAAATCTCCCATTCGGCTTGTTTTTTTCGGACATCTTTCACAATCATTGTCATACTTTAGCTAATTAATCAAAACCATAATGAATCACACCTAAACTTTCCACATGAATCACTCCAttcattagtgaaaaccgtataaaaatctgttcggtagtttttgTATAGCATTAAGACTGACAAACAGACGCGGCGGGTGGACtttggttttataatttgtagggatataatatttcttgcttTTTAACATTCgagttttagtttagtttagttcGATACTtgctttttatattgtaaaacttaaataatagggcgggccggttggcgtggttggtggatgcttgcctttcacgccgaaggttgttggttcgattcccacccaggacagacatttgtgtgcatgaacatgtctgtttgttttgagtctgggtgtaattatctacataagtatatgtagtatatcagttgcctggtttccatagtgcaagctctgcttattttgggatcagatggccgtgtgtgaataatgtcccagtatattattatggttattattatttattttgttaaattaaaatatatagatattaattatataagttttttttgacTAGAATTTAGATTAAAAGCTGttcgtttaattattaaattcttaGGCGAATCAACTTTACACTATACAATCGTATATCTAGAGAAATCATTGAATAGTTTGCTTCGTTCAAGACGCCGCATGTTGCAAGTAGAAACGAAGGTTATGAAGGCTTCAAAGGACAAATATTAAGGTCGACTCGAATCAATTACACTTTTATAAGATGATGTActattatacatttttgatgtaatatttgataaatcaataaatttacaaCTGATTCATGGTAACGTGTCCGTTgcgattttttgtttattattttaatggctATTATGACTTATATATGAAACTGAagagtttgttttaatttatacatttaattgcgTTAAATATCTCATTTATTTAGAAAGGCTAACTTTCCGCCCACGGCTGTGCTTTTAGTCTGTTTCTGTaatgataaagtatattttctttcctaaaaattgtgacgtacatactgttaacaccaggaacaagtataaacttacaaccattattaccagattacacagggttagtaagtcttttatgggacagtgtatacgcttttacaacaggatcccagaaaacgttcaaaaatattcaattgtgaaatttaaaaaaatcgttaaggaacgcttgtgtgctgatattacacatccgatgactttttaaatgattgcacaccctgggaatgaaacgatcgcctccaacCTGAAGGCgatctcaaattaaaaaaaggtatatataatttggctagtgttgtatatgtattgcacttcttgtaaagaaatgagatataaaaaaaaacccactgagtttctttcgccggttcttctcaggtctgagatgtttatttccgaaccggtggtagattccTGACCATCAATAAGCAAGCAAGTGTAAGTGGGGGTgagcttctatattgaataaagatttttgactttgactttgacaaAAAATCATGATTAGTGGTTAAGTAGTTATGATGTTAAAGCGtaaaaactaacaaacaaactcactttcgcatttattatattaatcagtAAGGTCAGTTGAGTAGTTTAACCGTTAACGCGCGTAGAACCGCTCGGAGCAGCCGtgcttttctgtaagaacttacttcattacccacccgtgaaatgttgacaaccgtcTTACGGTGATACTATTTTGTTGCGTGTattcatgaaatattataattattatggtcaatgtatATATCACTAGACTTTTACAACCTTTTTCTGGGGGTGAGTTTCGggtatttttttacagaatatcctaaatagattattatttgagCCAGAGGGATATTAGTAAGATTCTATGCGAATGTCTTTGTTACATAATagcaattattataaagtgAGGCTTAGTGTGATAATAAagttcttgagattggccgccgtggtctaaatcggtctggaggaccttatttaCAACAAGATCCATAGTGACATACGACATGCTTATATTGCGACTGTTTTTTGTGGTGAGTTTCGAGCTTATTCTCATATAATACAGCAGCTCACTATATACAGCtagtgattattaaaatataaataagatataacgTATTAAGTAatctattattgtaaatatattatgtgttatttaattacaatgtcTAAAGACTTATCGTTCCTACTTTACGAAGATAAGCCGGCAGTTATCTCAAACAATGTAATGAATTTAATccttaatgatatatatatatatatatatatatatatagacgttATATAGATAAGtgcatttttttaacaataaatattgacCAAAGTAATAAGATTATGTAAAATGgagatcaattattattattagttaaacattACAGTGAGGTACTTTGTTAAACATTATCTTCTTGCTTTATACATTAGCATTAAAAGTATGTACTAATCAAGTAGATATCTAAAGCCGCATTCACACTCGCGAGCATGCCACGTAGAACGTTCGGAAGAGCCGTGGCGAACAAGCTAGTCAAATTGATTGTTGATATAATTTGCTATATAATGCAACAGTATTCACACGCACAATATACTTTTCACTACGTAGATGGCTATCTGTGCTCTTTTAGATCCGCCACAGCCGAAATTTTATCGAGGGGATAACTACAACACTTTTTTTCCCAGTGAACATGGCCGTTGTGACATCTGGTATGAGTCTCGCCTGGCCTTCACCGGTGCTTGTGAAATTGAGAAATGACACAGTGACGCCATTGCCACGGCCCATCACGGAAGAAGAGGGTTCGTGGATTGTTGCTGGTGGTTTCTTATGCGCCATGTTTAGTAAGTAATAGAATTATTACATTTCTAggctttttgttttgttttcttccGCTTTTATTTCCAAGCCGTCATTTGACGGTTAAGTCATTCATCAGTCAGGAAGGCATTAcatctttttatataacatgataaaaatgagaaatattttagtaaattaaataaagggaagtaataattattcatatgaaACAACTCCTTTTTCAGCAAATGTCTTCGGAGGAATGCTGCTAGATCTGATTGGTAGAAAATATTGCCTTTTGCTGGCATCGCTGCCCAAGCTCTGTATGGCACTTCTTCTGATATTTGCTGACAAAGTGTGGATATTCATATTCAGCAGAGCAGTAATGGCCGTCGTagattcatttgtatttattactgtCCCAGTATACGCATCCGAGATTGCATCTGTGAGTATAAGCTTGCTTTTTGTTGTCCTACTATAAAagttaggtattttattttctcaaaaaaaaatctcaatttgAAGTCAGACAGTTGGTACTAGAATTATTTAGAGTTGAGTTACGCCTTTTTCAGGATCGTTAAacaatttttgaataatatgaaacatcaataataatatatatttttttgtagaaaGACCACCGAGGTGCTTTAGGAACGTTTCTTCAGGTATTCTCGTCACTAGGGATCGTGATAACATTGTCGGTAGGACCTTTCCTGTCCTACGCTAACTTCAGCATAGTGATGGCGTCGGTGATAGCGGTCACGACGGTGCCTTTATTCTTCTTGCCGGATACACCTTTCCATCTATATTCAAAAGGTTAGTATCACTACATCATCTTAATATGAAAACAATGTGTATctgtctctctctctctctctctctgtctgaatgcgataaactcaaaatctaCCAAACGGAGCTTCATACAGTTTTCACCAATGGGCAGAGTGAAAAAGGTTTTGGTGTATAATTCaataaggttttgtgtaaattgttaAAGATGTCGGAATCATGACAACGGGGAGCTTTACTcgcgtgcgccgcgtaaaccaatagttttttttttacatagccaatgcgccaccaaccttgggaactaagattttatgtcccttgtgcctgtaattacactggctcactcacccttcaaaccggaacacaacaataacaagtactgctgttttgcggaagaatatctgatgagtgggtggtacctacccagacgagcttgcacaaagttctaccaccagtaaattatattatgtattacgatattaatattttatttggactCTTTCCGTGCATAGTAAGAACGGGCagctacttattatattaaagtattacaggtatgtttttttttccgaaATTATACAGTTGATCATGATGACTTTTAACTTACATACATTGTAAGTTAAAAGGAAGGAATGGCTTTAACCATTCAAAGATAGTATAAACTGGAacgaaaataattatctaaGTCAATATGACTTCAAAAATATCTGATTatgagtaaaatattaaaactcaccaatatctatgtttaaaactatttcttataaaataatatttaagcaagaatacgatgttttccttaagaCTCTTATATGAATCAAATTAACAGataaattgcaataattataatgttataattttttataaatgttttatcaaaacaatagagtttaaaaagtataatatgtacTTTAAAGGCAAACTGAAGTCGATGCGAAGTCCAAAACATGTAGTATCAAAATCTAAATACTTTTTTCAACATGGGAGCATTACACTTATTaattgatagtcaaattagaaactaacACCTGTTCGGAAAACAAACTCCTAGCCCGGCGAAAGAAACTGgccgtttttttatattatgtttcgtttacaaataattatcagtgtaaaaaaaatagccaGGAGCtcatcgtttcattcccaaggagCTAACCTttgcaaatgtttttaatttagcaatgCTGAGACATTTTGAACGCTTTCTGGGATTCTGTTCTAGAACCGTATACATACTGACTCTATGCAGTCGAGTAACAAGAGTAATTATGATGTAATGTTTCACTTCGCAATATGAGCTTCATGTATTTAcatcataataatatgattttgtattatttaatgattatggTGAAAGCTCTCTGTTCAGGGGCCTAAACAAAGTCATACATATGGCGATTGTCGATTTAATGTTTAGAAAGGCCAAAACATATGGATAtgacataaaaatgttatgtattcgATTTATCAAGTGATCAGCCCTggtatgtacaataaaaattctTTGATTACCACACTCGCTCgtttaaggaaaatatcgtaaggaatcCTGCgttcattgaaataattattgggAAATCTGTGTGCTTACTCGCTGATAGGAATTGACCTTGTACCCTTAAGCAACAATTTCAGGAATGAGTTACTaagttttcatatattaattttgtgtttaaaagTCATGTTATAATCAGCGGTGAATTGGAACATCTTGATTAAATCATTACGTGTAATTGAAGTTccgatacatttttattaagccTGTTGGAATAAACTTTAAAGTTATACTTAAATGGAGAGGCTTTGGCCTAGAAGTAAAACATTTACAGGCACTTTTACGTATTAACTCAGTCATTTTATTGTTCAGGTCACACAGAAGAAGCAATTAAAGTTCTAAATCAATTAAGAGGATCAGAATTACTTGCTAAGCAAGAAATAGAAGAATATGAGATATCTAAGAAAAATGAAGAAAAAGTTGATAAAATTGCGTTATTAAAAAATCGCATGTTCTTGAAATCAGTTTCTCTTGGTTTTTTGGTTGCTGGTGGAGCGCAACTGGTAGGATTTAACGCTGTGTCATTTTATCTGCAAACAATTTTAGAATCTACGAAAACAAGCGTAAAATCTGAAATTGCGTCCGTTATTATCGGCGTAATTCAAGTTTTGGCAAGTTTCTGCACTACTCTCATCATGAATAAATTTGGTAGGAGGAGTATTTTAATGACGTCTCTCTCTGGAATGTTCGTTGGAATGGTAAGTTAATTAATCGTTAGTTTAACagctataacataataaattaattgtcaaaTGAAGGTAGGAAATATGAGCAAATATAACTCAAAATTGACACACACATTGTCTGTTTGAattgagttatttttaatttatgtgtgaagtatttatattgttagCAATTATCTGCGGTGATTTTGATATTCTTTTACGCGCCACATAATTGTTATCTGTCAATGTAAGAAATCGATGTGatctataaatgttgtttatccCTTAGCTAATTTGAATTGTTTGTTTGGTGTTTTGACAATAGGTCCTTAAGTTAGTAATTTTGTGATTAACTACGTCTCCTAATTGATATTCCACTTCTATCCTAACATCCTCCTACCCAAGTTAAGGTAAGGGTGAAACAATAGTGGATGAATTTTATTTGACgtcggttttgttttttaaacagataattatttatataaaataaggtcttttagtattatttttgttggtgatattgaatttatttttcagttaGGACTTGGGACTTTTTTCAAAATAAGTGGAGCAGAGGGCTATGAAATAATCGGCTTTATGAACTATTTGCCgattatatctttaatatttgtCATATTCTGCTACAGCGCTGGTGAGTATTCATTTCGTTTGTACTTTATCTTAGTTATTAAAAGAAAGAGTTTTTAATCGTCAATTCATATTTAACTATGAATATCCCTAATGAATATTTGATTAGAAAAAAGATTCTACCCGCATGAGAGAGGTACTCTATATTATACTCTGACGACGTATATGGAAATTTACATGATGATCGGGTCAGTAGTTAAGacgagaaagcgtaacaaagaaacaattttctttcacatttataatattagagaaGATTTAATTTCTGTTTCACTTTATATCATTTTCTTTGTATA
The DNA window shown above is from Nymphalis io chromosome 25, ilAglIoxx1.1, whole genome shotgun sequence and carries:
- the LOC126778187 gene encoding facilitated trehalose transporter Tret1-like isoform X1 — its product is MKLNISPPLIRQYALVLIVNMAVVTSGMSLAWPSPVLVKLRNDTVTPLPRPITEEEGSWIVAGGFLCAMFTNVFGGMLLDLIGRKYCLLLASLPKLCMALLLIFADKVWIFIFSRAVMAVVDSFVFITVPVYASEIASKDHRGALGTFLQVFSSLGIVITLSVGPFLSYANFSIVMASVIAVTTVPLFFLPDTPFHLYSKGHTEEAIKVLNQLRGSELLAKQEIEEYEISKKNEEKVDKIALLKNRMFLKSVSLGFLVAGGAQLVGFNAVSFYLQTILESTKTSVKSEIASVIIGVIQVLASFCTTLIMNKFGRRSILMTSLSGMFVGMLGLGTFFKISGAEGYEIIGFMNYLPIISLIFVIFCYSAGIGSLLWLVIAELFEGPSRALGVSISLTSSTFFIFITTKYFAAMTLAVGPAPTYWFFSAMCVLVGILIALFLPETKGKTFSEIQDAIGGKPVFRSRSDQGSTVKE
- the LOC126778187 gene encoding facilitated trehalose transporter Tret1-like isoform X2; protein product: MAVVTSGMSLAWPSPVLVKLRNDTVTPLPRPITEEEGSWIVAGGFLCAMFTNVFGGMLLDLIGRKYCLLLASLPKLCMALLLIFADKVWIFIFSRAVMAVVDSFVFITVPVYASEIASKDHRGALGTFLQVFSSLGIVITLSVGPFLSYANFSIVMASVIAVTTVPLFFLPDTPFHLYSKGHTEEAIKVLNQLRGSELLAKQEIEEYEISKKNEEKVDKIALLKNRMFLKSVSLGFLVAGGAQLVGFNAVSFYLQTILESTKTSVKSEIASVIIGVIQVLASFCTTLIMNKFGRRSILMTSLSGMFVGMLGLGTFFKISGAEGYEIIGFMNYLPIISLIFVIFCYSAGIGSLLWLVIAELFEGPSRALGVSISLTSSTFFIFITTKYFAAMTLAVGPAPTYWFFSAMCVLVGILIALFLPETKGKTFSEIQDAIGGKPVFRSRSDQGSTVKE